In Syntrophorhabdaceae bacterium, a single genomic region encodes these proteins:
- the rpsF gene encoding 30S ribosomal protein S6: protein MGRYENIVIISPDCTKEEEEDLLKRIQTNIEKVGATVVRFDDWALRRLAYPIKKKDKGHYYFFLLDMNEASVATLGKFYKTVDTILRHLFVNVDDKDEGPKKPPDPVVFDELEGEF from the coding sequence GTGGGAAGGTATGAAAATATTGTGATAATCAGTCCTGATTGTACAAAAGAAGAGGAAGAGGATCTGCTCAAAAGGATACAGACAAACATAGAGAAGGTCGGCGCAACGGTCGTGAGGTTTGATGACTGGGCCCTGCGGAGGCTTGCCTATCCGATCAAAAAGAAGGACAAGGGCCACTATTACTTTTTCCTCCTCGACATGAATGAGGCAAGTGTAGCCACCCTCGGGAAATTTTACAAGACCGTCGATACGATTTTGCGGCACCTCTTTGTCAATGTTGACGATAAAGATGAGGGCCCAAAGAAACCGCCCGATCCGGTCGTTTTTGATGAGCTGGAAGGCGAGTTCTAA
- a CDS encoding CDP-alcohol phosphatidyltransferase family protein produces MNVPNLLSIFRFFLTFFFIVAVNAGRLRLALFFFILQGVSDLLDGFLARVMGKKTHLGAFLDPIADKTMLVASFILLYIHQIVPFWLTSLVLVRDLTIAVGFLVLYKLSYTTQPAPSIFGKITTASQIVTIVYVLWSDARPYGDVFFYITALSTAVSGLHYIFIGFRMIYRSRFQQPANGN; encoded by the coding sequence ATGAACGTCCCGAACCTCCTCTCTATCTTTCGTTTTTTTCTCACATTCTTTTTTATCGTAGCAGTGAATGCCGGACGATTACGCCTGGCGCTCTTTTTCTTTATCCTCCAGGGTGTCAGCGACCTCCTCGACGGATTCCTTGCCCGGGTTATGGGTAAGAAGACGCATCTCGGCGCATTCCTTGACCCCATTGCCGACAAGACGATGCTTGTCGCGTCGTTTATCCTGTTATATATTCACCAGATCGTACCTTTCTGGCTGACATCCCTTGTGCTCGTCAGGGATTTAACCATTGCCGTGGGATTTCTCGTCCTCTATAAACTATCCTATACGACACAACCTGCTCCGAGCATCTTCGGCAAGATCACAACAGCCTCCCAGATCGTAACGATCGTCTATGTCCTGTGGTCTGATGCGAGACCTTACGGCGACGTGTTTTTTTATATCACCGCCTTATCGACAGCGGTCTCCGGTCTCCACTATATATTTATCGGGTTCCGCATGATCTATAGAAGCCGGTTTCAGCAACCGGCGAACGGGAATTAA
- the rplI gene encoding 50S ribosomal protein L9: MKVILTEDLKGTGKKGEVVNVKDGYGRNFLIPDGRAIPATEGNVKRFEHIIKSFTGRKEREVKSAEDLKAKLDEMLLTLKKKVGLDGKLFGAVTHKDIADAMKSRLGIEIDKKMIRIDEPIKMSGAHTVTIHLRQDVNATLKIEVEKEE; the protein is encoded by the coding sequence ATGAAGGTTATACTCACTGAAGACCTGAAAGGAACGGGCAAGAAGGGCGAGGTTGTCAATGTCAAGGACGGATACGGGAGGAACTTCCTCATCCCCGATGGCCGGGCAATCCCTGCAACCGAAGGGAACGTCAAACGGTTTGAACATATTATTAAGAGCTTTACAGGCAGGAAGGAAAGGGAAGTAAAGTCTGCCGAAGACCTGAAGGCAAAGCTCGATGAGATGTTGCTTACCTTGAAGAAGAAGGTTGGTCTTGACGGCAAACTTTTCGGCGCCGTTACGCACAAGGACATTGCCGATGCAATGAAAAGCAGGCTGGGCATAGAGATAGACAAGAAGATGATAAGGATTGACGAGCCCATTAAGATGTCAGGTGCTCACACCGTGACGATCCATCTCCGGCAGGATGTGAATGCCACCCTGAAGATCGAGGTAGAGAAGGAAGAATAA
- the dnaB gene encoding replicative DNA helicase, producing MSRAAKSTKEMQGRVPPQNLEAEQSLLGGLLVDPDSMNKVVDVVSTADFYKDAHGRIFGIMLDLYERNEPIDLITMSSLARDRNILEGIGGVTYLNTLVDLMPSAANIVQYAKMVKEKSLLRKLINTATEIIEKGFQVDSNIDSYVDEAERMIFQVSEDKFRPSFYSVKDFVMENVKTIERLYERKQFVTGVPTGFTEIDKMTSGLQSSDLIIVAGRPSMGKTAFSMNIAQHVSMLKETPVPVGIFSLEMSKEQLVTRLLSSESEIEHSKLRTGTLSGAEWPKLADAAGKLRDAVMYIDDSPGLSVLELRARARRLKKEHGLGLLIVDYLQLMRGRSGTDRREQEISEISRSMKALAKELQIPVIAISQLNRAPEQREKDNKRPRLADLRESGAIEQDADVIFFIYRDVVYNKEIQEEDKNIAEVIIGKQRNGPTGTVELAFQDKFTTFRNLYRE from the coding sequence ATGTCAAGGGCGGCAAAGAGTACAAAAGAGATGCAGGGCCGCGTCCCCCCGCAGAACCTGGAGGCGGAACAGTCTCTTCTGGGCGGCCTTCTCGTGGATCCCGATTCGATGAACAAGGTTGTTGATGTCGTGAGCACCGCAGATTTTTATAAGGATGCCCACGGCAGGATTTTCGGGATCATGCTGGACCTCTATGAGAGGAATGAGCCGATAGACCTGATCACCATGAGCAGCCTGGCAAGAGACAGGAATATCCTCGAGGGTATCGGCGGTGTAACCTACCTGAATACGCTCGTTGACCTCATGCCAAGCGCGGCGAATATCGTGCAGTATGCGAAGATGGTGAAGGAGAAGTCCCTCCTGAGAAAGCTCATCAATACGGCAACGGAGATCATTGAAAAGGGTTTTCAGGTAGACTCGAACATCGATAGTTATGTTGACGAGGCCGAGAGGATGATCTTCCAGGTCTCGGAAGACAAGTTCAGACCATCATTCTACTCTGTCAAAGATTTTGTGATGGAGAATGTAAAGACCATCGAAAGACTCTATGAAAGAAAACAGTTTGTCACCGGCGTACCCACAGGTTTTACGGAGATCGACAAGATGACGAGCGGCTTGCAGTCCTCTGACCTGATCATCGTTGCCGGCAGACCGAGCATGGGAAAGACGGCTTTTAGCATGAATATCGCCCAGCATGTATCGATGTTAAAAGAGACCCCTGTACCTGTAGGGATCTTTTCTCTTGAGATGTCAAAGGAACAGCTCGTGACGAGACTTCTGAGCTCGGAATCAGAGATCGAACATTCGAAACTCAGGACAGGAACGCTCTCGGGGGCGGAATGGCCCAAGCTTGCCGACGCGGCCGGAAAGTTGCGGGATGCCGTGATGTACATTGATGATTCACCGGGGTTGAGCGTACTGGAGCTCCGGGCAAGGGCGAGAAGGTTAAAGAAAGAACATGGCCTGGGTCTGCTGATCGTTGATTACCTCCAGTTGATGAGGGGAAGATCCGGTACAGACAGGCGGGAACAGGAGATATCGGAGATATCACGGTCTATGAAGGCCCTTGCAAAAGAGCTGCAGATCCCTGTTATCGCCATTTCGCAGTTGAACCGTGCGCCGGAGCAGAGGGAAAAGGATAATAAACGGCCGAGGCTGGCTGACCTTCGTGAATCAGGCGCCATTGAACAGGATGCCGATGTTATCTTCTTCATATACAGAGACGTGGTCTACAACAAGGAGATACAGGAAGAAGACAAAAACATCGCCGAGGTCATTATCGGGAAACAGAGGAATGGCCCGACCGGTACCGTTGAGCTGGCTTTTCAGGATAAGTTTACTACCTTTAGAAATTTATACAGAGAATGA
- a CDS encoding single-stranded DNA-binding protein, whose amino-acid sequence MNRVFLTGTLKTHPEITYTPKGEKIVAFPLLIEEGDLRIDIVYVGELDGDGLSQQVGKEIMVSGMLTQMKVQPQHTVKVRAHKIFWMED is encoded by the coding sequence ATGAACAGGGTTTTCCTTACCGGCACGTTAAAGACGCATCCGGAGATAACCTACACGCCAAAGGGGGAAAAGATTGTTGCCTTTCCCCTCCTGATTGAGGAAGGGGATCTTCGTATTGACATTGTATACGTTGGGGAGCTCGACGGAGATGGTTTGAGTCAGCAGGTAGGAAAAGAGATCATGGTCTCGGGTATGCTGACTCAGATGAAGGTACAACCTCAGCACACAGTAAAAGTAAGGGCACATAAAATTTTTTGGATGGAGGATTAG
- the rpsR gene encoding 30S ribosomal protein S18 yields MPRPTRTPGRGGHDSQKKRVYMRKRVCRFCQDQNLAIDYKDPKLLKYYITERGKIMPRRMTGTCAKHQRKLKEHIKMARHIAFLPFTTLSR; encoded by the coding sequence ATGCCAAGACCAACAAGGACACCAGGCAGAGGAGGCCACGATTCACAGAAAAAAAGGGTCTATATGAGAAAAAGGGTCTGCAGGTTCTGCCAGGATCAAAACCTGGCGATCGATTACAAAGACCCGAAACTTTTAAAATACTATATTACAGAGCGTGGCAAGATAATGCCGAGAAGGATGACAGGGACATGCGCAAAACACCAGAGGAAGCTGAAAGAACACATAAAGATGGCAAGGCATATAGCGTTCTTACCGTTTACGACACTTTCAAGATAA